The Ignatzschineria rhizosphaerae genome contains a region encoding:
- the fdnG gene encoding formate dehydrogenase-N subunit alpha: protein MQLSRRQFFKVSAGTIGGTSLAALGLMPNISEAAVRQYKLLKTKETRTVCTYCSVGCGMLVYSMGGKPKNSHAEIIHIEGDPDHPVSRGSLCPKGAGVIDFVHSPNRVKYPEVRRPGSDKWERISWDNAIDEIARFMKDDRDANFQEKNSDDVTVNRWTSTGFLATSATTNENGFVTGKFVRSLGMLAIDNQARVCHGSTVASLAATFGRGAMTNHWVDIRNADVILVMGGNAAEAHPVGFKWAIEGKKRGAQLLCVDPRFNRTAAVADFYAPIRSGSDIVFLGGLIRWLIENNKINWEYVREYTNAKFIMHPDYDFEDGFFSGWDPKAEKYERESWTYDLDEEGFAKIDTSEDFSHPRSVFSQMKKHYEKYTPEMVSRVTGTPIEDFLHVAKTLGECSVNNRVSTILYALGWTQHTVGTQMIRTMAMVQLLLGNMGIPGGGVNALRGHSNIQGLTDLGLLSTQLPAYLNLPSDSQSTYEKYISETTPKALRPEQMNYWKNTPKFFNSMMKTFYGEHATKENNFAFDYLPKWDKMYDIIRSFEMMRTGEMHGYICQGFNPLAAIPDSNKNRQALAKLKYLVVIDPQTTETGSFWENHGKHNEIDSKDVMTTVYRLPAHCFVEGMGSIVNSARWLQWHYQAADAPGESKGDTEILSRLLFKLRELYKEEGGAYHEPIMNIQWNYAQPLHPTSEEITKEQNGYALEDLYDANGKLIRKKGELLSSFAEIRDDGSTASGCWIYAGSWTEEGNQMALRDNSDPSGLGITAKWAWAWPANRRILYNRASADRDGNPWDPKRRLFKWNGAKWVGWDVPDFDATAKPGSEMNPFIMNPEGVGRLSSADKLVDGPFPTHFEAMETPLGYNPLYTPVNNPAVRIFKRDRELLGSHEDFPYVGTTYRLTEHFQFWTKNALLAAITQPEQFVEISEALAAEKGIKIGDKVKVSSNRGYIEAVAVVTKRIMPLTVDGKTIHQVGVPLHWGFESVAKKGFMTNFLPVAVGDANTQTPEYKTFLVNVEPLNA, encoded by the coding sequence ATGCAATTATCAAGACGGCAGTTTTTTAAAGTATCCGCCGGTACCATTGGTGGAACAAGTCTTGCAGCACTTGGTTTAATGCCAAACATTTCTGAAGCCGCTGTTAGACAATATAAACTTCTTAAAACAAAAGAGACACGTACCGTCTGCACCTACTGCTCTGTAGGTTGTGGCATGTTAGTCTACTCTATGGGTGGTAAACCTAAAAACTCTCACGCTGAGATTATCCATATCGAAGGGGATCCTGATCATCCTGTAAGCCGTGGTTCACTCTGCCCTAAAGGCGCTGGTGTTATCGACTTTGTCCATAGCCCGAACCGTGTCAAATACCCTGAGGTTCGTCGCCCTGGTTCTGATAAATGGGAACGAATTTCTTGGGATAATGCAATTGATGAAATTGCCCGCTTCATGAAAGATGATAGAGATGCCAATTTCCAAGAAAAAAATAGTGATGATGTCACCGTTAACCGCTGGACCTCAACGGGATTTTTAGCAACCTCAGCCACAACTAATGAAAACGGCTTTGTCACTGGTAAATTTGTGCGCTCACTTGGGATGCTTGCAATCGATAACCAAGCACGTGTTTGCCATGGATCAACTGTGGCGAGTTTAGCCGCGACATTTGGCAGAGGCGCAATGACTAACCATTGGGTGGATATCCGTAATGCTGATGTTATCTTAGTTATGGGCGGAAATGCCGCAGAAGCTCACCCTGTTGGCTTTAAATGGGCAATTGAAGGAAAAAAACGAGGCGCACAACTTTTATGTGTCGATCCTCGATTTAACAGAACCGCTGCCGTTGCAGACTTTTATGCGCCTATTCGCTCAGGCTCTGATATTGTCTTTCTTGGTGGACTGATTCGCTGGTTAATTGAAAATAATAAGATTAATTGGGAATATGTCCGCGAATATACCAATGCTAAATTCATTATGCATCCTGATTATGACTTTGAAGATGGTTTCTTCTCAGGCTGGGATCCTAAAGCCGAGAAATATGAGCGTGAATCATGGACTTATGATCTTGATGAAGAGGGCTTTGCCAAGATCGATACCTCTGAAGATTTCTCCCATCCTCGTTCTGTCTTTAGTCAAATGAAGAAGCACTATGAGAAATATACCCCAGAGATGGTAAGCCGCGTCACAGGTACGCCGATTGAAGATTTCCTTCATGTAGCAAAAACGCTCGGGGAATGCTCTGTTAATAATCGAGTTTCAACCATTCTTTATGCTTTAGGCTGGACACAACATACCGTTGGAACACAGATGATTCGTACTATGGCAATGGTACAGCTTCTTTTAGGTAATATGGGAATTCCAGGTGGCGGTGTTAATGCCCTTCGTGGTCACTCCAATATTCAGGGCTTAACAGATCTTGGCTTACTCTCTACTCAGCTTCCGGCATATTTAAATCTGCCTAGTGACTCACAAAGCACTTATGAGAAATATATCTCTGAAACGACTCCAAAAGCGCTTCGTCCTGAGCAGATGAACTATTGGAAAAATACGCCCAAATTTTTTAATAGTATGATGAAGACCTTCTACGGTGAGCATGCGACTAAAGAGAATAATTTTGCGTTTGATTACCTTCCTAAATGGGACAAAATGTACGATATCATTCGTTCATTTGAAATGATGAGAACTGGCGAAATGCATGGTTATATCTGCCAAGGCTTCAATCCTCTTGCGGCGATTCCTGATTCTAATAAAAACCGTCAAGCGCTTGCGAAACTTAAATATCTTGTTGTGATTGACCCACAAACGACCGAAACAGGTAGCTTCTGGGAAAATCATGGTAAACATAATGAGATTGATTCAAAAGATGTGATGACAACCGTTTATCGTCTTCCTGCGCACTGCTTTGTGGAAGGGATGGGTTCTATTGTCAACTCTGCTCGTTGGTTACAATGGCACTATCAAGCGGCTGATGCACCGGGTGAATCAAAGGGCGATACAGAAATTCTTTCTCGCTTACTCTTTAAGCTACGTGAGCTTTATAAAGAAGAAGGCGGTGCTTATCATGAGCCAATCATGAATATTCAGTGGAACTACGCTCAGCCGCTTCACCCAACTTCAGAAGAGATCACTAAAGAACAAAATGGATATGCCTTAGAAGATCTCTATGATGCAAATGGTAAGCTTATTCGTAAAAAAGGCGAGCTGTTAAGTAGCTTTGCCGAAATTCGTGATGATGGTTCAACTGCTTCTGGGTGTTGGATCTATGCAGGTTCTTGGACAGAGGAAGGTAACCAAATGGCGCTACGTGATAATAGCGACCCTTCTGGTTTAGGTATTACTGCTAAATGGGCATGGGCATGGCCTGCTAACCGCCGTATTCTCTACAATAGAGCATCTGCGGATAGAGATGGTAATCCATGGGATCCTAAACGTCGCCTCTTTAAATGGAATGGCGCTAAATGGGTAGGTTGGGATGTTCCTGACTTTGATGCAACCGCAAAACCTGGTAGCGAGATGAACCCCTTTATTATGAACCCGGAAGGGGTTGGTAGACTTTCATCAGCCGATAAACTTGTCGATGGTCCTTTCCCAACGCACTTTGAAGCGATGGAAACACCTCTTGGTTATAACCCGCTTTATACACCGGTCAATAACCCTGCGGTACGTATCTTTAAACGAGATCGGGAGCTTTTAGGATCTCATGAAGATTTCCCTTATGTAGGAACGACTTACCGATTAACAGAGCACTTTCAGTTCTGGACTAAAAATGCCCTTTTAGCAGCGATCACACAACCTGAACAGTTTGTGGAGATTAGCGAAGCGTTAGCAGCGGAAAAAGGTATTAAAATTGGCGATAAAGTAAAAGTCTCCTCTAATCGTGGTTATATCGAAGCAGTTGCGGTGGTTACTAAACGTATCATGCCTTTAACCGTAGATGGAAAAACCATCCATCAAGTAGGCGTTCCGCTTCACTGGGGATTTGAAAGTGTTGCTAAAAAAGGCTTTATGACCAATTTCCTCCCTGTTGCTGTGGGGGATGCAAATACGCAAACTCCAGAATATAAGACGTTCCTTGTGAATGTTGAACCCCTTAACGCTTAA
- a CDS encoding formate dehydrogenase accessory protein FdhE: MSMIPTGGIKEIIRVLPPKDSYYPFRLQALQKALDNDPNSPVIPFLMKVVHAQESAFQALKSEKATFNFQEKEPFFVMDEAMLQCFQQTAITFCEALKARIETKNSSDYSEILKAVNALSTAIIDKEKTKQYFENIITLDLEAIPAHQRLFLLASMQVTLHFAATNLKVDEQYLLEAHDLCPCCKMPAISSVLDNSDGGLRYLYCSFCETKWHVVRSTCTECTSNKSLFQTTMEALDSPMSAEVCGECNTYLKFLDRTKTLIADPFIEDLLTLTITIKLTDKDFHTFGLNPYFV, translated from the coding sequence ATGAGCATGATCCCAACTGGTGGCATTAAAGAAATTATCCGCGTTTTACCGCCTAAAGATAGTTACTATCCTTTTCGGCTACAAGCTTTACAAAAGGCTTTAGATAATGATCCTAACTCTCCTGTTATCCCCTTTTTAATGAAGGTTGTGCACGCTCAAGAATCAGCATTTCAAGCACTTAAATCGGAAAAAGCCACCTTTAACTTTCAAGAAAAAGAGCCTTTTTTTGTCATGGATGAAGCAATGCTTCAATGCTTTCAGCAAACCGCAATAACCTTTTGTGAAGCGCTTAAAGCCCGTATTGAAACTAAAAATAGTAGTGATTATAGCGAAATCTTAAAAGCAGTTAATGCACTTAGCACGGCAATAATAGATAAAGAGAAAACAAAACAATATTTTGAAAACATTATTACACTTGATTTAGAAGCAATTCCCGCACATCAACGTCTTTTTCTCTTAGCTTCTATGCAAGTCACCCTTCACTTTGCAGCAACAAACTTAAAAGTTGATGAGCAATACTTACTAGAAGCGCATGATCTTTGCCCTTGCTGTAAAATGCCGGCAATCAGCAGTGTTTTAGATAACTCTGACGGCGGATTACGCTATCTTTACTGCAGTTTTTGTGAAACAAAGTGGCATGTTGTTCGTAGTACCTGTACGGAATGTACAAGTAATAAATCGCTCTTTCAAACAACGATGGAAGCCCTTGATAGCCCAATGTCAGCAGAAGTTTGTGGTGAATGTAATACCTACCTTAAATTTCTTGATCGCACAAAAACCTTAATTGCTGATCCCTTTATCGAAGATCTCTTAACGCTTACGATTACCATTAAACTCACCGATAAAGACTTTCATACTTTTGGATTAAATCCTTATTTTGTCTAA
- a CDS encoding Nif3-like dinuclear metal center hexameric protein: MNNLELEKIISQKLESYSIKDYVPNGLQIEGKSEVKKILTGVTASLELIDVAIEQGVDAILVHHGYFWKSETPVIKGMKYERIKRLIENGINLYAYHLPLDLHPELGNNAQLAKMWNIQNIAPISEYQPLVLTGDLPKGMDIVTFAKMIEQTLNRKPFVEATGPKVIKRIAWCSGAAQDYLEEAANAGFDAFITGEVSERTIYIARELGIHFIAAGHHATERDGVKALGKWLAEEYSLDVSFIDINNPI; the protein is encoded by the coding sequence ATGAATAACTTAGAACTTGAAAAAATCATTAGCCAGAAATTAGAGAGCTATTCCATCAAAGATTATGTCCCAAATGGCTTACAGATTGAGGGGAAATCTGAGGTTAAAAAGATTTTAACGGGTGTCACAGCAAGTCTTGAGTTGATTGACGTTGCAATAGAACAAGGCGTTGATGCTATTTTGGTGCATCATGGCTATTTTTGGAAGAGTGAAACACCTGTTATTAAAGGGATGAAGTACGAGCGTATTAAGCGTTTAATTGAAAATGGAATTAATCTATATGCTTATCATCTGCCTTTAGATTTACATCCTGAGCTTGGAAATAATGCGCAACTAGCAAAAATGTGGAATATACAAAATATCGCGCCTATTTCCGAGTATCAACCCCTTGTTTTAACAGGGGATTTGCCGAAAGGGATGGATATTGTGACATTTGCAAAAATGATCGAGCAGACGTTAAATCGCAAACCTTTTGTTGAAGCTACAGGACCGAAGGTGATTAAGCGTATCGCTTGGTGCTCAGGGGCTGCGCAAGATTATTTAGAGGAAGCTGCTAATGCTGGATTTGATGCTTTTATTACCGGCGAAGTTTCAGAGCGAACGATCTATATTGCAAGAGAGCTTGGGATTCACTTTATTGCAGCAGGGCATCATGCGACAGAGAGAGATGGAGTAAAAGCCTTAGGTAAATGGTTAGCGGAAGAATATTCTTTAGATGTCTCATTTATTGATATTAATAATCCGATATAA
- a CDS encoding translocation/assembly module TamB domain-containing protein: MPEQREDINNPSVENSPKTTDDASQAEQSSLKKRRVKKKRSLIGRLIVWLLSTSLMLIILLVLLLYFFIDTQAGLKTLTHLANRYAGDYVSIESAEGRLGKRFTLTNMVLTLPNYEPLEIPSVSLKWDYWQLLHKEVMVDSLEVTGANLDFTPIELQEEEKVEEENREPFSLKSLNIPINAKVNRLDLANSTLKIHDFYLSVNDFQIEDARLLDNEVTLKNSMGDLHILVGEEIDVPFVVALNGDVDAKEEAFKLNLAVYAQDAYVRDNELNIAINTALNGQLEKFTLDLDGRIDWSNMLNDPILLKVQNEVSSLNEVKSYLHIKNLANQIMLNSDWALDKPLDFDLALKMNAPYLSQFHPDIRGSLMGDVVLKGDLMKPLLTADMAITGVSAFGLQLESLTLKGNHENYDAVAALEMHRFKFNEFYLAALSMNLEGTLTEEFDFDLIIKDLVKAETAQEVLNAERKAADSLTVVDTTTKEGDEDVQVTYAENVPLNLAPQGKIEVLLKKVEYRVKGEAESHDFKFDLESPFGQIHSEGMAALNDLGKDPSFSLYLANSTVKSPFVGNFSLNKPAYFHLNALRQELKLTPACYQQGYVVLCAEGARSHDGVNTAVVTLNNLPSSLLKEYLPDDISVNTKANATIAGQFSTTEDFLGVVNVSLSKGDIRYRLQGREVLIPLDKTLLQVLAKPTGVTSSLDVDWGKYLRVDGKGSLDDLFAENLVDVDLKANIPSFDWISPLMPVLQDLGGEVGFSSKVHGTIADPKLAANLSIKNGKLYVASLNSRLKDINLNVDLKEGTPEFFIKGSVGTNEGALKVNGHYNIANFSTQITAEGENLLLADSENIKVKLSPKLTFIGLGKSGDNKYELKGTVRVPELKYIHSSMGTGGSVVTVSDDTIIVGGGYDKVREKSFMDSFKMDVNIILGKQILVGAEGLKASLDGGLKISKDYMQPIRGLGVINVGQGEFDIYGQVLTLDRGKIQFSGTSITNPALDIQASRKFVNEIEGREMQVGVKVLGSVESPKIQLYSSPALTDIEIASYLFLGRSPNLESPTENLMLLNMVRKIAMGEPISSSESSLASQLGLTDFGFVETPNGSTGIGLGKRFANSFYVGLGVGIEESEGTFAILRYRFLKYFNINTAFTSEGESVNVNYLRDF, encoded by the coding sequence ATGCCAGAGCAGAGAGAAGATATTAATAATCCATCAGTCGAAAATAGCCCGAAAACTACGGATGATGCTTCTCAGGCTGAGCAATCGTCTTTAAAAAAGAGACGGGTGAAGAAAAAACGCTCTTTAATTGGTCGTTTGATCGTTTGGCTCTTGAGTACTAGTTTAATGCTCATAATTTTACTAGTCTTGCTTCTCTATTTCTTTATTGATACTCAAGCAGGGCTTAAAACATTAACGCATTTAGCAAACCGCTATGCGGGTGATTATGTCTCTATTGAGAGTGCTGAAGGACGATTAGGTAAGCGCTTTACCTTAACAAATATGGTCTTAACGCTGCCTAATTACGAGCCGCTTGAGATCCCTTCTGTTTCACTTAAATGGGATTATTGGCAATTACTGCATAAAGAGGTGATGGTCGATTCGCTCGAAGTAACAGGTGCGAATCTTGATTTTACGCCGATAGAGCTTCAAGAAGAAGAGAAAGTTGAAGAGGAAAATAGAGAACCTTTTTCTCTAAAATCTTTGAATATTCCTATTAATGCTAAGGTTAACAGATTAGATCTAGCTAATAGCACTTTAAAAATTCATGATTTTTATCTGTCAGTCAATGACTTTCAGATAGAAGATGCACGCTTATTAGATAATGAAGTCACGCTTAAAAATTCGATGGGAGATCTTCATATCTTAGTAGGGGAAGAGATAGATGTTCCTTTTGTTGTTGCACTTAATGGTGACGTGGATGCAAAAGAAGAGGCTTTTAAGCTCAATTTAGCGGTATATGCGCAAGATGCTTATGTCAGAGATAATGAGCTAAATATTGCAATCAATACAGCCTTAAATGGTCAATTAGAGAAATTTACGTTAGATCTTGATGGGCGTATTGACTGGTCTAATATGTTAAATGACCCTATTTTGCTAAAAGTGCAAAATGAGGTGAGTTCACTTAATGAGGTCAAAAGTTACCTTCATATTAAAAACTTAGCCAATCAGATTATGCTAAATAGTGATTGGGCATTAGATAAGCCGTTAGATTTTGATTTAGCATTAAAAATGAATGCCCCATATTTATCGCAATTTCATCCTGATATTCGCGGCTCATTAATGGGAGATGTGGTATTAAAAGGGGATTTAATGAAGCCTCTTTTAACGGCAGATATGGCGATCACGGGTGTTTCAGCATTTGGTTTACAGCTTGAGTCATTAACTTTAAAAGGCAATCATGAAAACTATGATGCGGTAGCGGCGCTTGAGATGCATCGTTTTAAATTTAATGAATTTTACCTAGCGGCGCTTTCTATGAATTTAGAAGGAACATTAACAGAAGAGTTTGATTTTGATCTGATTATTAAAGATTTAGTTAAAGCCGAGACTGCTCAAGAGGTATTAAATGCTGAGCGTAAAGCCGCAGATTCTTTAACAGTTGTTGACACAACCACAAAAGAGGGCGATGAAGATGTTCAGGTAACTTATGCCGAAAATGTGCCGTTAAATTTAGCACCGCAAGGAAAAATAGAGGTCCTCTTAAAAAAGGTGGAATACCGAGTAAAAGGGGAAGCAGAATCTCATGATTTTAAATTTGATTTAGAGAGCCCATTTGGGCAGATTCACTCAGAGGGCATGGCTGCATTAAATGATCTTGGCAAGGATCCTTCATTTAGTCTTTATTTAGCAAACTCTACGGTTAAATCACCATTTGTTGGGAACTTTTCGCTCAATAAGCCTGCTTACTTTCACTTAAATGCTTTAAGACAAGAGCTTAAATTAACGCCTGCTTGTTATCAGCAAGGCTATGTTGTGCTCTGTGCGGAAGGCGCGAGAAGCCACGATGGCGTTAATACTGCTGTTGTGACGCTCAATAACTTACCATCTTCGCTTTTAAAAGAGTATCTCCCAGATGATATCTCAGTCAATACGAAAGCTAATGCGACAATTGCGGGTCAGTTTTCAACAACAGAAGATTTCCTAGGTGTTGTGAACGTTTCACTCTCTAAAGGAGATATTCGTTATCGCCTTCAAGGACGTGAAGTGTTAATTCCGTTAGATAAAACCTTATTGCAAGTTTTAGCAAAACCCACAGGTGTCACAAGCTCCTTAGATGTGGATTGGGGAAAATATCTACGAGTAGATGGTAAAGGTTCTTTAGATGATCTCTTTGCTGAGAACTTAGTAGATGTAGATTTAAAGGCCAACATTCCAAGTTTTGATTGGATCTCTCCATTAATGCCGGTATTGCAAGATTTAGGCGGAGAGGTTGGTTTTAGTTCAAAAGTACATGGCACAATTGCAGACCCCAAACTTGCCGCTAACCTATCTATTAAAAATGGAAAACTATATGTCGCTTCCTTAAATAGCCGCTTAAAAGATATTAATTTAAATGTGGATCTGAAAGAAGGGACGCCTGAATTTTTTATTAAAGGTAGTGTTGGGACGAATGAGGGCGCTTTAAAAGTTAATGGGCATTATAATATTGCGAATTTTAGTACCCAAATTACGGCCGAAGGGGAGAATCTCTTATTAGCAGATAGTGAAAATATTAAGGTCAAATTAAGTCCTAAATTAACTTTTATTGGACTTGGCAAAAGTGGGGATAATAAATATGAGCTAAAAGGAACCGTGCGAGTTCCGGAGCTTAAGTATATTCACTCTTCAATGGGAACAGGTGGCTCAGTTGTCACGGTGTCTGATGATACGATCATTGTGGGTGGTGGTTATGATAAGGTTCGTGAAAAGAGCTTTATGGATAGCTTTAAGATGGATGTCAATATCATCTTAGGGAAGCAGATATTAGTAGGGGCGGAAGGCCTTAAAGCAAGCTTAGATGGTGGGCTTAAGATCAGTAAAGATTACATGCAGCCCATTAGAGGTTTAGGGGTGATTAATGTGGGGCAAGGGGAGTTTGATATCTATGGTCAAGTCTTAACGCTTGATAGAGGAAAGATTCAGTTCTCTGGCACATCGATCACCAACCCCGCACTTGATATTCAAGCATCTCGTAAGTTTGTGAATGAGATTGAGGGGCGTGAGATGCAGGTGGGTGTGAAGGTTTTAGGAAGTGTTGAATCGCCTAAAATTCAGCTTTATTCATCACCGGCATTAACAGATATTGAAATTGCTTCTTACCTATTCTTAGGCAGAAGCCCTAACTTAGAATCCCCAACAGAGAATTTGATGCTCTTAAATATGGTGCGTAAAATCGCCATGGGTGAGCCAATTTCTAGCTCAGAATCAAGCCTTGCTAGCCAGTTAGGATTAACAGATTTTGGCTTTGTAGAAACACCTAATGGTAGTACCGGCATTGGTTTAGGCAAGCGTTTTGCTAATAGCTTTTATGTAGGACTTGGTGTGGGGATTGAAGAGAGCGAAGGAACCTTTGCTATTTTACGCTATAGATTCTTGAAATATTTTAATATCAATACCGCCTTTACCAGTGAGGGTGAGAGTGTTAACGTCAACTATCTTAGAGACTTCTAA
- a CDS encoding formate dehydrogenase subunit gamma: MAKNRLIKRYSASERINHWVVAACFILLAFSGLAFFYPSFFWFSQIFGTPQMARIVHPFVGVIMFVGFFVQFFRYVSRNFINKSDIKWAFSVKKVIKGEHMPNVGKYNAGQKVMFWVMTLSMIILVVTGVMMWQPYFANEFSIPLRRVAILLHAWFALILIASIIVHVYAAIWVKGTIRAMTEGVVTEKWAESHHPLWYQEVIEGSDKTVANITKKNNVE; the protein is encoded by the coding sequence ATGGCTAAAAATAGACTTATTAAGCGCTACTCCGCATCTGAGCGAATCAATCACTGGGTTGTTGCGGCATGTTTTATTCTTTTAGCTTTTTCGGGACTTGCATTTTTCTACCCAAGCTTCTTTTGGTTTAGCCAAATCTTTGGGACACCGCAAATGGCGCGTATCGTTCATCCATTTGTTGGCGTGATTATGTTTGTTGGCTTTTTTGTTCAGTTCTTTCGCTATGTCAGCCGTAACTTTATCAATAAAAGTGATATCAAATGGGCTTTTTCTGTAAAAAAGGTCATTAAAGGCGAACATATGCCAAATGTCGGGAAATACAATGCCGGACAAAAAGTGATGTTCTGGGTGATGACGCTATCGATGATCATCTTAGTTGTGACAGGTGTGATGATGTGGCAGCCCTACTTTGCCAATGAATTTAGCATTCCGCTTCGTAGAGTGGCTATATTACTACATGCTTGGTTTGCACTCATCTTGATCGCTTCTATTATCGTGCACGTCTATGCCGCAATCTGGGTAAAAGGGACAATACGCGCGATGACTGAAGGCGTTGTAACCGAAAAATGGGCCGAAAGCCACCACCCTCTTTGGTATCAAGAAGTAATCGAAGGGAGTGATAAAACAGTGGCTAATATCACAAAAAAAAATAATGTGGAATAA
- the fdxH gene encoding formate dehydrogenase subunit beta, producing the protein MILESLDIKRRSATSTKSPDVRKPIAEVAKLIDVTTCIGCKACQVACSEWNDIRDVVGTCDGTYNNPPDLTNDSWTVMRFNETTENGKLEWLIRKDGCMHCEDPGCLKACPSPGAIVQYNNGIVDFNQENCIGCGYCITGCPFNVPRLSKRDNKAYKCSLCSDRIAVGQEPACVKSCPTGAIQFGSKEDMKEYASTRIKDLNARGYENAGLYDPAGVGGTHVMYVLHHADKPELYSGLPKDPQISPITSLWKGLLKPLSTFGIAAAIFTGFLHYVTVGPSRADNPDEGKEVIDPKKSKDKGE; encoded by the coding sequence ATGATTTTAGAATCTTTAGATATCAAACGCCGCTCTGCAACCTCCACCAAATCGCCGGATGTGCGTAAACCGATTGCAGAAGTTGCAAAACTTATTGATGTGACAACCTGTATTGGTTGTAAAGCTTGCCAAGTTGCCTGCTCTGAATGGAATGATATTCGAGATGTTGTAGGGACTTGTGATGGTACTTACAATAACCCACCTGATTTAACGAATGACTCATGGACGGTGATGCGTTTTAATGAAACCACAGAAAATGGCAAACTCGAATGGCTTATTCGTAAAGATGGTTGCATGCATTGTGAGGATCCTGGTTGCTTAAAAGCATGCCCATCACCAGGGGCTATTGTGCAATATAACAATGGAATTGTGGATTTTAACCAAGAGAACTGCATCGGCTGTGGTTACTGTATTACCGGTTGCCCTTTTAATGTTCCTCGCTTAAGTAAACGAGATAACAAAGCGTACAAATGCTCGCTCTGCTCAGATCGTATTGCTGTGGGACAAGAACCTGCTTGCGTTAAATCTTGCCCAACAGGCGCGATTCAATTTGGCTCTAAAGAAGATATGAAAGAGTATGCATCAACTCGTATCAAGGACCTTAATGCTCGCGGCTATGAAAATGCCGGTCTTTATGATCCTGCAGGCGTTGGGGGAACACACGTAATGTATGTTCTTCACCATGCCGATAAACCTGAGCTTTATAGCGGTTTACCAAAAGATCCACAAATTAGCCCGATCACAAGCCTTTGGAAAGGATTATTAAAACCGCTCTCCACTTTTGGAATTGCAGCAGCAATCTTTACAGGTTTCCTTCATTATGTGACAGTTGGGCCGAGCCGAGCGGATAATCCTGATGAAGGAAAAGAAGTGATCGATCCTAAAAAATCTAAAGACAAAGGAGAATAA